One genomic segment of Primulina tabacum isolate GXHZ01 chromosome 9, ASM2559414v2, whole genome shotgun sequence includes these proteins:
- the LOC142555577 gene encoding SH3 domain-containing protein 1: MDAIKKQASKLREQVARQQQVILRQLGQLGHEGVMIDETDMHCHQQLQNLYKSTRAAKHFQRDIVRGLDGFISASKKQMVIARKLAEDSCKFGIENQDSTHALARIALNFGTSHASIEDHRETMLGILSYQVSEPLRALINGAPLEDARHLTHQYDRMRQEIEIQAAEVIRRQSKFRDSSAESVLKLKNSEKRLSELKSSMLALGREATAATLYVEDQQQESTFRKILSMVDAERSYHQNAVALLEKLHSEMILEEQTNDSSLQSENPSIKDDVSPVNEERVSIRSSSRNDEDKNYTYFLAKVIHPFDAQADGELILEVDDYVVVRQVASNGWSEGECKGNTGWFPSAYVTKGETVPATKSSDNELPQ; the protein is encoded by the exons ATGGATGCTATCAAGAAGCAAGCGAGTAAACTAAGAGAACAAGTGGCTAGGCAACAACAG GTAATTCTCAGGCAACTCGGTCAATTGGGCCATGAAGGGGTTATGATTGATGAAACTGACATGCATTGTCATCAACAGCTACAGAATTTATACAAGTCTACTAGAGCAGCCAAA CATTTCCAGAGGGATATTGTCCGTGGGTTAGATGGCTTCATCTCGGCGAGCAAAAAACAAATGGTGATAG CCAGAAAATTGGCTGAAGATTCTTGTAAGTTTGGCATTGAAAATCAGGATTCTACTCATGCCCTTGCAAGGATCGCATTGAATTTTGGTACCTCACATGCCTCAATTGAAGATCATAGAGAAACAATGCTTGGAATTCTTAGTTATCAG GTTTCTGAACCACTTCGTGCATTGATAAACGGTGCTCCTTTGGAAGATGCTCGCCATTTGACTCACCAGTATGATAGAATGCGCCAAGAGATTGAAATTCAG GCAGCTGAAGTAATAAGAAGGCAATCAAAGTTCAGAGATTCTTCTGCAGAAAGTGTCCTAAAACTTAAAAACTCTGAAAAGAGGTTATCGGAACTCAAGTCTTCTATGTTGGCACTTGGAAGAGAAGCTACAGCTGCTACGTTGTATGTAGAGGATCAGCAGCAAGAGTCTACTTTCCGAAAGATTCTTTCCATG GTTGATGCTGAGAGATCTTATCATCAAAATGCAGTTGCCTTATTGGAGAAACTGCATTCTGAG ATGATTCTCGAGGAGCAAACAAATGACTCATCTCTACAATCCGAAAATCCATCGATCAAGGATGACGTTTCACCTGTTAATGAGGagagagtttcaataagatccAGTAGCCGGAACGACGAGGATAAAAATTATACCTATTTTCTTGCAAAG GTCATACACCCTTTCGACGCTCAAGCAGATGGTGAGCTAATACTTGAAGTTGATGATTACGTTGTAGTTCGACAG GTGGCTTCAAATGGTTGGTCGGAAGGCGAATGCAAAGGTAATACAGGATGGTTTCCCTCTGCTTATGTAACCAAGGGAGAGACAGTTCCAGCCACTAAATCATCGGACAATGAACTACCACAGTGA
- the LOC142556635 gene encoding F-box/kelch-repeat protein SKIP25-like → MATTFLEFSATNSNISTQRSTSKRRKCLHLREAAEKEEEDHHHQPLLPGLPDHIAQLCLSLVPPSVLYSVCCSWRRLIYTTSFPPFLSLYALFESTETFPQFSDRLRFCSFDPISCKWQNLPPPPPEFSFSFLLRHPSFISRKFSIQSIAVSGKLVLLAATNDQFQPALSGPILFDPLARNWMRGPSFSMPRRWCAMGASRAAVFVASGFGSRYNSNVARSVEKWDLNIRHQKQQQELRRGHQWRWEKMANLKDGKFCREAIDAVGWRGKLCMVNVKGDAAKDGTIYDVEKDSWEDMPKGMLAGWLGPAAAMDEEILYAVDETSGSLKRYDHSRDSWVKLMENKMLKGAQQVAAAKGKVCVLRADGTGIVVVDVAAPPPGGLWVVDAPPGFHAVTMHILPRLSCS, encoded by the coding sequence ATGGCCACCACGTTTCTTGAATTTTCAGCCACCAACTCCAACATCTCCACCCAAAGATCCACCTCCAAGAGACGGAAGTGCCTCCACCTCAGGGAGGCGGCGGAAAAGGAGGAGGAGGATCACCACcaccagcctctgctccctggaCTTCCCGACCACATAGCTCAGCTCTGTCTCTCTCTCGTCCCCCCATCTGTTCTCTACTCTGTCTGCTGTTCATGGCGCCGCCTAATTTATACCACCTCTTTCCCTCCATTTCTGTCACTTTACGCTCTGTTCGAATCGACTGAAACGTTTCCTCAGTTCTCCGACCGCTTGAGATTCTGTTCGTTTGATCCTATCTCTTGTAAATGGCAAAACTTACCTCCGCCGCCACCGGAGTTTTCGTTCAGCTTCCTCTTACGGCACCCATCATTTATTTCTCGGAAGTTTTCAATCCAATCCATCGCCGTTTCTGGCAAACTGGTACTTCTCGCCGCCACCAACGATCAATTCCAGCCGGCGTTATCTGGACCCATCTTATTCGACCCCCTTGCTCGAAATTGGATGCGGGGTCCTTCATTCTCCATGCCGCGTCGATGGTGCGCTATGGGAGCTTCACGAGCTGCCGTTTTCGTGGCGAGTGGGTTTGGATCCCGCTACAACTCAAACGTTGCGCGGTCTGTAGAAAAATGGGATCTCAATATCCGGCACCAGAAACAACAGCAGGAGCTGCGACGGGGGCACCAATGGAGATGGGAGAAGATGGCGAATCTCAAGGACGGAAAGTTCTGCCGCGAAGCGATTGATGCCGTTGGATGGAGGGGAAAACTATGCATGGTTAACGTGAAAGGCGATGCAGCGAAGGATGGAACGATATACGACGTGGAGAAAGACTCCTGGGAGGATATGCCGAAAGGAATGCTGGCGGGTTGGCTGGGGCCAGCGGCGGCTATGGACGAAGAAATCCTCTATGCCGTGGATGAGACGAGTGGATCACTGAAAAGGTATGATCATTCGAGGGATTCGTGGGTAAAGTTGATGGAGAACAAGATGCTTAAAGGGGCTCAACAAGTAGCGGCGGCGAAGGGGAAGGTGTGCGTGCTCCGTGCTGATGGTACCGGAATCGTGGTGGTAGATGTGGCAGCTCCGCCGCCGGGTGGACTATGGGTGGTGGATGCTCCTCCAGGGTTCCATGCTGTCACGATGCATATTTTGCCAAGATTGAGTTGCTCATAA
- the LOC142555576 gene encoding uncharacterized protein LOC142555576, whose product MSVVSLPLLPRLVNPNPNSRPFTYPNWNPARIRTHRLGCPLKAFSPELSQDHRIVQASSPGDLLRQLSLSSVLLFGLGLSGLWAFSSPALARIASPSIAQQQETAEDGNNVEKFANVENFEDESVKAAFDLWKSKTYALTVPLKIVALEGSLPPIWIREFLRSQGKRVKFQPVFRRSLNDIFHELSDPINKRKINPKSAAVADVVALGDSWLNFAIEKGLIEPMKGLEEKDWFNDISDKWKVYLRRSSEGNLDSQGRIWAVPYRWGCMVIAYNKKEFLKHKLVPVEDWSDLWRPDLAGKISMVDSPREIVGAVLKYMGASYNTSNIDSEVVGGRHAVQQKLDLLFQQVRLFDSQYYLKAFKAGDVWVAIGWSSDVLPMAKTMSNIAVVVPKSGASLWADFWAVPNVTRLVTDQIGGRVRGPSPLVYQWIEFCLQPDRALPFKEEIIVGASPISLDEPLEKPQERRKGKPKLDTNLIANVPPADILSKCEFLEPLSEDALSDYQWLLSSIQEPNHGFVQRMQHFLHSVVPNSWFKMKSKAV is encoded by the exons ATGTCTGTGGTGAGTCTCCCTCTTCTTCCCCGACTCGTCAATCCGAACCCGAATAGCAGACCATTTACATATCCGAATTGGAACCCGGCCCGTATCAGGACCCACCGTTTGGGCTGTCCACTCAAAGCCTTCTCTCCTGAACTCTCTCAAGACCATCGGATTGTACAGGCGAGCTCGCCGGGAGACCTCCTACGGCAGCTCTCGCTCTCTTCCGTTCTTTTGTTTGGGCTGGGACTCAGCGGCCTTTGGGCCTTTTCATCTCCAGCTCTGGCCCGAATTGCTTCACCCTCAATCGCTCAGCAGCAAGAAACTGCAGAAG ATGGCAATAATGTAGAAAAATTTGCAAATGTGGAGAACTTTGAAGATGAAAGTGTGAAAGCAGCTTTTGACCTCTGGAAATCGAAAACGTATGCTTTGACAGTCCCTCTGAAAATTGTCGCTTTGGAAGGCTCGCTACCTCCCATATGGATCCGT GAATTTTTACGGTCCCAAGGTAAGAGAGTGAAGTTCCAACCAGTGTTTCGTCGAAGCCTGAATGACATTTTTCATGAACTTTCTGATCCAATTAACAAACGGAAAATCAACCCTAAATCTGCGGCTGTGGCTGATGTCGTTGCTCTTGGAGATTCATGGTTAAATTTTGCAATCGAGAAGGGTCTAATTGAGCCCATGAAAGGACTGGAAGAAAAAGACTGGTTTAATGATATAAGTGATAAATGGAAG GTATATTTGCGCAGGAGCAGTGAGGGGAATCTAGATTCTCAGGGTAGAATATGGGCAGTGCCATATCGTTGGGGGTGCATGGTGATAGCTTATAATAAGAAAGAATTTCTAAAGCATAAATTGGTTCCTGTTGAG GACTGGTCGGATTTATGGAGACCTGATCTTGCTGGGAAGATTTCAATGGTTGATTCACCCAGAGAGATTGTTGGGGCAGTTTTGAAGTACATGGGAGCATCTTACAATACTTCCAACATTGACTCTGAAGTGGTTGGGGGGAGACATGCTGTGCAACAGAAGCTGGATCTGCTGTTTCAGCAG GTTCGACTATTTGACAGTCAGTACTATCTTAAAGCCTTCAAAGCAGGAGATGTATGGGTGGCCATCGGATGGAGTAGTGACGTTCTTCCTATGGCTAAAACAATGTCTAATATTGCTGTAGTTGTTCCAAAGTCCGGAGCTAGTTTATGGGCAGATTTTTGG GCAGTCCCAAATGTCACAAGACTCGTCACAGACCAAATTGGGGGCCGTGTCAGAGGACCTTCACCACTGGTTTATCAGTGGATAGAGTTCTGTCTACAACCAGATAGAGCATTACCTTTCAAGGAAGAGATCATTGTTGGCGCATCACCAATTTCGCTTGATGAACCTTTGGAGAAACCCCAAGAACGACGTAAAGGTAAACCAAAGCTCGACACAAATCTCATAGCTAATGTGCCGCCTGCTGATATTCTGTCCAAGTGTGAGTTCTTGGAGCCACTGTCAGAAGACGCGTTATCTGACTATCAGTGGCTGTTAAGTAGCATACAGGAACCGAACCACGGATTTGTTCAAAGAATGCAGCATTTTCTCCATTCCGTCGTTCCTAACTCATGGTTTAAAATGAAGTCGAAGGCTGTGTGA